The following nucleotide sequence is from Saccharothrix texasensis.
ACCCGAGCACTTGGCGAGGCTACCCGCGCCGTCACGGCTCGAGCAGTAGGGACAACCCCCCGGTAACCCTGATCTCGCGCAACGGCCGCCCGCCGGCGTCCAGGGTGCGGACCGTGCCGTCGGCCTCCCAGTCCGCCTTGCCGTAGAAGCCGATCGACGCCTTGTCCGCCTCCGGCACCCACGCGACACCCCTCGTCGCACCGGCTTCACGCAGGTGGGAAGCGGCCGTGGCGAGCAGCCTGCCGCCGTGCCCGCGCCGGGCCCAACGCGGTTCCACGAGCACGCTCAGCAACGCCGTCGTCGCCGCGTCCTCGGGCAGCGAACCGTCGGCGCGCGCCACCTCCTCCTCGGGCGCCGACCCGGCGACGCAGAAGCCGACCGTCCACGTGCCCTCGGCGGCGACGAACACCTGACCGTGCCCGACCGCCTCGGCCCACGCGGACGCGGTCCGGTCGACGTCGATGGCCTCCAGGACCTCGGCGGGCACGATGTCCCGGTAGGCGGTGCGCCAGGTGTCTCGGTGGATGCGGGCGATCTCCGCCACGTCGTCGGGCTGCGCGGTGCGCACGGTGGCGTCGGCCATGCGGGCACCCTATCGGCCGCCGGCCGGGCCGGGAGCGTCGGACGTCACGGTCCCCGCGGCGGAAATCCGCGTGATTCCGGCGGTGCGGCGTGAAAGCGTCGGTGACGTGCGTTGGGCAGCGTTGGGCGTCGTGTACGTGGTCTGGGGTTCGACCTACCTGGGCATCAGGTTCACCATCGAGTCGATGCCGCCGCTGGTGTCGGCCGGCACGCGGTTCTTCCTCGCCGGCGCGGTGCTGGC
It contains:
- a CDS encoding GNAT family N-acetyltransferase, with the protein product MADATVRTAQPDDVAEIARIHRDTWRTAYRDIVPAEVLEAIDVDRTASAWAEAVGHGQVFVAAEGTWTVGFCVAGSAPEEEVARADGSLPEDAATTALLSVLVEPRWARRGHGGRLLATAASHLREAGATRGVAWVPEADKASIGFYGKADWEADGTVRTLDAGGRPLREIRVTGGLSLLLEP